A single Henriciella sp. AS95 DNA region contains:
- a CDS encoding enoyl-CoA hydratase, whose amino-acid sequence MAYETLLTEVDDAIAIITLNRPDALNAFNNELMDELTEALDRFDNDATIGCIVITGSKKAFAAGADIKEMREQSYLDAYYADFITKNWERASRMRKPVIAAVSGYALGGGCELAMMCDFILAAENAKFGQPEITIGVSPGAGGTQRLTRFAGKSKAMEMCLTGRMMDAAEAERSGLVSRIVPTDDLLDEARSVARKIASMPRATAMMTKEMVNTAYETTLSQGVMFERRLFHSLFATDDQKEGMEAFVEKREPHFNNR is encoded by the coding sequence ATGGCATATGAAACGCTGCTGACCGAAGTCGATGACGCGATCGCGATTATCACGCTGAACCGACCGGACGCGCTGAATGCGTTCAATAATGAGCTCATGGATGAGCTGACCGAAGCGCTCGACCGTTTCGATAATGATGCAACGATTGGCTGCATCGTGATCACCGGCTCCAAGAAGGCCTTCGCTGCCGGCGCCGACATCAAGGAAATGCGCGAGCAATCCTATCTCGACGCCTATTATGCCGATTTCATCACGAAGAACTGGGAGCGCGCCTCGCGCATGCGCAAACCGGTTATCGCAGCCGTGTCAGGCTACGCGCTTGGTGGCGGCTGTGAGCTGGCCATGATGTGCGATTTCATCCTCGCTGCCGAGAATGCCAAGTTCGGCCAGCCGGAGATCACCATCGGTGTATCGCCCGGCGCTGGCGGCACGCAGCGCCTGACGCGCTTTGCCGGCAAGTCCAAGGCGATGGAAATGTGCCTCACCGGCCGCATGATGGACGCCGCCGAAGCTGAACGCTCCGGTCTCGTCTCGCGCATCGTACCGACTGATGATCTTCTTGATGAAGCCCGGTCTGTTGCCCGCAAGATCGCGTCCATGCCGCGCGCCACAGCGATGATGACCAAGGAAATGGTCAATACGGCCTATGAAACCACACTCAGCCAGGGCGTGATGTTCGAACGCCGCCTCTTTCATTCGCTGTTCGCAACGGACGACCAGAAAGAAGGCATGGAAGCCTTCGTCGAGAAGCGCGAACCGCACTTCAATAATCGTTAA
- the dnaN gene encoding DNA polymerase III subunit beta — MKLTIERSDLLNALSHVQNVVERRNTIPILSNVLMEAKGSELTLVATDLDIEAVDSADAKIDSEGSITAPAGTLFDVIRKLPAGADVELELNPENRRLTIRSGRAKFELPTLPATDFQTMTGDDSATTFDVDAADLRRLIDKTRFAISTEETRYYLNGVYLHAADGDKGAKVLRAVATDGHRLALADAPAPKGSEGLDGVIVPRKAIGEVRRLIDAVDGDVTISVSETKIVFQAGRAVLTSKLIDGSFPDYQRVIPKGNDKRLVIDNKSFEAAVDRVSTVSAERSRSVKLSLADGKVTLAVNSAETGQGHEEIECDYSDDAMEIGFNAKYLLDVTAQIEAEDAEFMLNDPASPALILDPGDLATRYVLMPLRV, encoded by the coding sequence ATGAAGCTGACGATTGAACGAAGTGATCTGTTGAACGCACTGTCCCACGTGCAGAACGTGGTGGAGCGGCGCAACACGATTCCGATCCTGTCGAACGTCCTGATGGAAGCCAAGGGCAGCGAACTGACGCTGGTCGCAACAGACCTTGATATCGAGGCCGTCGACAGCGCCGATGCGAAGATCGACAGCGAAGGGTCGATCACAGCGCCTGCCGGCACCCTGTTCGACGTTATCCGCAAGCTGCCCGCTGGCGCAGATGTCGAGCTTGAACTCAACCCGGAAAACCGCCGCCTGACGATCCGCTCCGGGCGCGCCAAGTTCGAGCTGCCAACCCTGCCGGCCACCGACTTCCAGACCATGACCGGCGACGACAGCGCGACGACTTTTGATGTCGACGCGGCAGATCTTCGCCGCCTGATCGACAAGACGCGTTTTGCCATCTCGACCGAAGAGACGCGGTATTATCTGAACGGCGTCTATCTGCACGCGGCCGATGGCGACAAGGGCGCGAAAGTCCTGCGCGCCGTGGCCACGGATGGCCACCGGCTCGCGCTCGCTGACGCGCCGGCCCCGAAAGGCTCTGAAGGGCTTGATGGCGTGATCGTCCCGCGTAAGGCAATCGGCGAAGTGCGCCGCCTCATCGATGCGGTCGACGGCGATGTCACCATTTCCGTATCCGAGACCAAGATCGTCTTCCAGGCCGGCCGCGCCGTGCTGACGTCCAAGCTGATCGACGGCTCCTTCCCGGACTATCAGCGCGTCATTCCGAAGGGCAATGACAAGCGCCTCGTCATCGACAACAAATCCTTCGAAGCCGCCGTTGACCGGGTCTCCACCGTGTCCGCCGAACGCTCACGCTCTGTGAAGCTGTCGCTGGCCGACGGCAAGGTCACGCTCGCTGTGAACTCCGCGGAAACCGGCCAGGGCCATGAAGAGATCGAATGCGACTATAGCGATGACGCGATGGAAATCGGCTTCAACGCCAAATACCTCCTCGATGTCACAGCGCAGATCGAAGCCGAAGACGCCGAATTCATGCTGAACGACCCGGCCTCACCAGCGCTGATCCTCGATCCGGGCGATCTTGCCACACGCTATGTGCTGATGCCGCTTCGGGTTTGA
- the rpsT gene encoding 30S ribosomal protein S20, with protein MANTRSAKKMVRKIARRTEVNTARRSRMRTYIRKVEEAIDAGDQKAAAEALKTAQPEIMRAASKGVLHKNTSARKISRLSARVKAMS; from the coding sequence ATGGCGAATACACGCTCAGCCAAGAAAATGGTGCGCAAGATTGCACGTCGCACCGAAGTGAACACAGCACGCCGTTCGCGCATGCGCACCTACATCCGCAAGGTTGAGGAAGCGATTGATGCCGGCGACCAGAAAGCCGCTGCTGAAGCGCTGAAGACGGCCCAGCCGGAAATCATGCGCGCCGCCAGCAAGGGCGTTCTTCATAAGAACACCTCGGCCCGCAAGATTTCGCGCCTCAGCGCGCGCGTCAAAGCGATGAGCTAA
- a CDS encoding SLC13 family permease: MIDFTLSEPIQIAIVLGLLALVFAGFVREKLPSDVTALLAMAALLVTGILTVDETLGVFSNAAPITIGAMFILSAALERTGVIGAIGNLVIRLATRWTPTLAVVALMAIVITLSAFMNNTPIVVILIPVAIRLAQTVGTSPSKLLIPLSFASIFGGMTTLIGTSTNLLVDGVARDAGLAAFGIFEITAAGLFMALGGTIYMVIMGRQLLPDRDSLAALLPTTKNRRFVAQVLVPVDSPLVGSTVKETGFSAEKGFTVIDVMRENRSRRDELSTLTLQGGDRLVIRSPVSEMLTLREAGNVAIGAGAGGQHAFEPVQTTETHVMEGVVGPESRLVGRPIVGAGLVRLYGVYALAIHRRGENIGLGGRDIRFDVGDTVLLEGPAAGLKQMFEDGMLSNLTETTERPVRRDKAPIAIGAVLFVMVFAALGVMPIAGLALIAAAGVIALGCLDHQEAYKSIQWDILMLIFGMLAFGIALDKSGAAALIVGGIAGPLGAFGPLAALAAIYLITSVLTEFVSNNATAILMTPIAIGLATSLGADPRGFVVAVMFAASASFATPIGYQTNTLVYSAGGYKFTDFAKVGIPLNLTLFVVAMFVIPVFWPLA; the protein is encoded by the coding sequence ATGATTGACTTCACCCTGTCCGAACCGATCCAGATCGCGATTGTGCTCGGTCTTCTGGCATTGGTCTTTGCGGGCTTTGTTCGCGAAAAACTGCCGTCGGACGTCACGGCGCTTCTGGCCATGGCGGCCTTGCTTGTCACAGGCATTCTCACGGTCGATGAGACGCTGGGCGTCTTCTCCAACGCCGCCCCCATCACCATCGGCGCCATGTTCATCCTGTCGGCTGCGCTTGAGCGCACGGGCGTTATCGGCGCAATCGGTAATCTGGTGATCCGTCTGGCGACACGATGGACGCCGACGCTCGCCGTCGTGGCGCTGATGGCAATCGTCATCACGCTTTCGGCTTTCATGAACAACACGCCGATCGTCGTGATCCTTATTCCAGTCGCAATCCGGCTGGCGCAGACGGTTGGCACGTCGCCGTCGAAACTGCTGATCCCCCTATCCTTCGCATCCATCTTCGGCGGCATGACAACGCTGATCGGGACATCGACAAACCTGCTAGTGGACGGCGTAGCCCGGGATGCGGGTCTGGCCGCTTTCGGCATATTCGAAATCACAGCGGCCGGTCTGTTCATGGCGCTTGGTGGGACGATCTACATGGTCATTATGGGCCGTCAGCTCTTGCCGGACCGTGACAGCCTCGCGGCATTGCTACCCACGACGAAAAACCGGCGATTCGTTGCGCAAGTTCTCGTCCCGGTCGACTCCCCGCTTGTTGGCAGCACCGTCAAGGAAACGGGCTTCTCCGCCGAGAAAGGATTCACCGTTATTGACGTCATGCGCGAGAACCGTTCGCGAAGAGACGAATTGTCGACGCTGACCCTGCAAGGCGGCGACCGCCTGGTCATCCGCTCCCCTGTGTCAGAAATGCTGACCCTTCGCGAGGCCGGGAATGTCGCTATTGGCGCAGGCGCGGGCGGGCAGCACGCATTCGAGCCGGTCCAGACGACCGAGACCCATGTCATGGAAGGCGTCGTCGGCCCTGAATCCCGGCTTGTGGGCCGTCCCATCGTCGGCGCAGGCCTGGTCCGCCTGTATGGTGTCTACGCGCTGGCCATCCATCGGCGCGGTGAGAATATTGGCCTTGGCGGACGCGATATTCGCTTCGATGTGGGCGACACCGTCCTGCTGGAAGGCCCGGCGGCCGGCCTGAAACAGATGTTCGAGGATGGCATGCTCTCCAACCTCACAGAGACCACAGAACGCCCGGTTCGCCGCGACAAGGCGCCCATCGCCATTGGCGCCGTTCTCTTCGTGATGGTGTTTGCTGCCCTTGGCGTGATGCCAATCGCTGGCCTTGCCCTCATCGCCGCGGCCGGTGTCATCGCGCTGGGCTGCCTTGATCATCAGGAAGCCTATAAATCCATTCAGTGGGATATCCTGATGCTGATCTTCGGCATGCTCGCCTTTGGCATTGCGCTGGACAAGTCGGGCGCGGCCGCCCTGATCGTCGGCGGCATTGCCGGCCCACTAGGCGCGTTCGGCCCTCTGGCCGCCCTGGCGGCGATCTATCTCATCACCTCGGTGCTGACAGAGTTTGTCTCCAATAATGCGACCGCCATCCTCATGACGCCAATCGCCATCGGCCTTGCAACCAGCCTCGGCGCAGACCCGCGCGGCTTTGTCGTCGCTGTGATGTTCGCAGCGAGCGCCAGTTTCGCAACGCCCATCGGCTATCAGACCAATACGCTGGTCTACTCCGCGGGCGGATACAAATTCACCGATTTCGCCAAGGTCGGCATTCCCCTGAACCTGACCTTGTTCGTCGTCGCCATGTTCGTGATCCCGGTTTTCTGGCCGCTGGCCTGA
- a CDS encoding LysR family transcriptional regulator, protein MHNWNWDDLRYVAALADTGTIAEAARRLNVNRTTVQRRISAFEEQLQYRLFSRDGWGLTPLPEATPFLEAARQIDESLSAIERKMSGASGDVSGDLTFTTTNSMYIAQIAELVSRFQSAHPGILLHINLTSSTLNVSQREAEVAIRPSMAPPEHLAGRRICDVTFGLYASWEYAARFRSHSPAEHDWIGYTDSFEGTPANEWISNNVPRNRVRMRADNYVAIAEAARWGSGIAVLPRAFGDQHDGLKRIEGMLDERISTGLWMLTHPDLRQSPRVRAFMDFMSHGLSDVRKVFDC, encoded by the coding sequence ATGCACAACTGGAATTGGGATGACCTGCGCTATGTCGCAGCGCTCGCCGACACTGGAACTATTGCAGAAGCCGCCCGACGGCTGAACGTCAACCGGACCACGGTTCAGCGGCGAATTTCAGCGTTCGAAGAGCAACTGCAATACAGGCTGTTTTCCCGCGACGGTTGGGGACTAACCCCGCTCCCGGAGGCGACGCCCTTCCTGGAGGCCGCTCGCCAGATCGACGAATCCCTTTCGGCGATCGAGCGAAAAATGAGCGGAGCCTCTGGCGACGTGTCCGGCGATCTCACATTCACCACCACGAATTCGATGTATATCGCGCAGATCGCTGAACTCGTCAGCCGGTTTCAGAGCGCTCATCCGGGCATCCTGCTCCACATCAACCTCACCAGCAGCACCCTCAATGTCAGCCAGCGCGAAGCCGAAGTGGCCATCCGCCCATCCATGGCGCCGCCTGAACATCTGGCGGGCCGGCGGATCTGCGACGTGACTTTCGGGCTGTATGCTTCATGGGAATATGCCGCTCGCTTCAGGTCCCACTCGCCGGCAGAGCATGACTGGATTGGCTATACCGACAGTTTTGAAGGCACGCCGGCGAATGAATGGATTTCGAACAACGTCCCCCGCAACCGGGTCCGAATGCGGGCAGACAATTACGTCGCCATTGCTGAGGCGGCGCGCTGGGGATCAGGGATTGCCGTCCTCCCCCGAGCCTTCGGCGATCAGCACGATGGCTTGAAACGCATCGAAGGGATGCTGGATGAGCGCATCTCGACCGGGCTATGGATGTTGACGCACCCTGACTTGCGCCAGTCGCCTCGCGTTCGGGCTTTTATGGATTTCATGAGCCATGGGCTATCAGACGTTCGCAAGGTCTTCGACTGTTAG
- a CDS encoding DnaA/Hda family protein: MGRQEESGNWGREGKKAEGKVIDKHQGLAIWNAVLDDARQIASPDDYNKWIKDLRFVAEVNNSVLIAARDQLTFDRISGNHRPMLKRVWRKTDPKGRALEIACWKDIPAETRELAGDLWSAEQEAKRAIGNDADEAAEVTAPSDGSMTFETLIVGDTNKCAVRLAERLVEGTMLRADVALIYGRQGTGKTHILRAIEFAIAARADGRRVTYMTAEEFMTAFVDGAREGDTRNLKAQVRDNDLLLIDDLQWIAGKKKTDEAFFANIRSVTKSGGRVLLTADEAPGDLKGFSQRMRGELLGAATAEVGLPDQEMRREIVRLHAALIRKDQPNFELSEEMIDRIVATVRGPGRELCGVLWSLQTETGYGDVEPDMDMLVTVLRRQQGEYQAPTLDNIKRAAMRIFDISKPEIESAKKARQVCHPRQIAMYLCREMTDKSLPQIARAFAKKDHTTVLHAWRKIRKAMQTDADMVRDVERVREMVFEIQSEGNG, encoded by the coding sequence ATGGGGCGCCAAGAAGAATCTGGCAACTGGGGTAGAGAAGGCAAAAAAGCCGAGGGTAAAGTTATCGACAAGCATCAGGGTCTGGCCATTTGGAACGCTGTTCTGGATGACGCCCGGCAGATCGCGTCACCCGACGACTACAACAAGTGGATCAAAGACCTGCGCTTCGTGGCTGAGGTTAACAATTCTGTTCTCATCGCTGCGCGTGACCAACTCACCTTTGACCGCATCAGTGGCAATCACCGCCCGATGTTGAAACGAGTCTGGCGCAAGACTGACCCGAAGGGCCGTGCCCTCGAAATCGCCTGCTGGAAGGACATACCGGCAGAAACACGCGAGCTCGCAGGTGATCTGTGGTCCGCGGAACAGGAAGCAAAACGGGCAATCGGCAACGACGCCGACGAAGCCGCCGAAGTCACCGCACCAAGCGACGGCTCGATGACCTTCGAGACGCTGATCGTGGGCGACACAAACAAGTGTGCCGTACGTCTGGCTGAGCGGCTCGTTGAAGGCACCATGCTGCGGGCCGACGTCGCGCTCATTTATGGCCGCCAGGGCACTGGCAAGACGCACATTCTCCGTGCGATCGAATTCGCCATCGCCGCCCGCGCTGACGGACGCCGGGTGACCTATATGACGGCCGAAGAATTCATGACGGCCTTCGTTGATGGGGCTCGCGAGGGCGACACCCGCAATCTGAAAGCGCAAGTTCGCGACAATGATCTCCTGCTGATCGATGACCTGCAGTGGATCGCCGGCAAGAAGAAGACCGATGAGGCATTCTTTGCGAACATCCGGTCCGTCACAAAGAGCGGTGGCCGTGTTCTCCTGACGGCTGACGAAGCCCCCGGAGACCTGAAAGGCTTCTCACAGCGTATGCGCGGTGAGCTGCTCGGTGCGGCAACGGCTGAAGTGGGTCTGCCCGATCAGGAAATGCGCCGTGAGATTGTGCGCCTCCATGCCGCTCTCATCCGCAAGGATCAGCCAAACTTCGAGCTGAGCGAAGAGATGATCGACCGGATCGTCGCGACCGTTCGTGGCCCGGGCCGTGAGCTGTGCGGTGTCCTGTGGAGCCTGCAGACCGAAACCGGCTACGGCGATGTCGAACCGGATATGGACATGCTGGTTACGGTGCTTCGCCGTCAGCAGGGCGAATATCAGGCCCCGACGCTGGACAATATCAAACGTGCCGCCATGCGCATTTTCGATATCTCCAAGCCGGAGATTGAGAGCGCGAAGAAGGCCCGTCAGGTCTGTCACCCGCGCCAGATCGCCATGTATCTGTGCCGTGAAATGACGGACAAATCCCTGCCGCAGATTGCGCGTGCCTTTGCCAAGAAGGATCACACCACGGTGCTTCATGCATGGCGCAAGATCCGCAAGGCCATGCAGACCGATGCCGACATGGTTCGTGATGTTGAACGTGTCCGGGAGATGGTCTTCGAAATCCAGTCCGAGGGAAATGGCTGA
- a CDS encoding gamma-glutamyltransferase family protein — MKRIGKAVMSTVAGVVLAGLAACVTETAAAPEARAQAVTPSEAPVSEADSEPVLPGPGDRMPSGRDIGVRSAVVAPNAAAATAHPLATQTALDVMKRGGSAVDAAIAANAMLGLVEPTGNGIGGDLFAIVWDPETQKLYGYNGSGRSAMGATLEDMQAKADEFMDGEEIPPYGAAPVTVPGTVEAWYALHERFGKRLMNENLEPAIRYAREGAPIPEVISYYWSFGPKRYEPAYESGMLEEYENAKATYFSPAPREGSLFKNPDLADTLERIAYHGAAEFYSGETAHIMSDYFERIGGALRYEDFNQHDGEWVEPLCVTYRDEVKLCELGPNTQGVAALQMLQMLERFDLREMGFGSADSLVAQIEAKRLAFADRAKGYADPAYSGIDPEVFIREGYNAERSQLIDLSKAMDPPEAGFGAADAALNDGDTTYLTVVDKDGMMVSLIQSNYRGMGSGLVADGLGFMFQDRGQLFSLDPEHPNVFEPGKRPFHTIIPAFAFRKDMPGCQVRAVAAEEACPYEPWMSFGLMGGGMQPQGHVQIILNLVDFDMGLQEAGDAARWEHTGGCEPTDDLSGDACESDMGVVHLESGIPPETRAELERRGFTVECCSANGGGYQAIAKDFETGAWIAATEMRKDGNADGY, encoded by the coding sequence GTGAAGAGAATTGGCAAGGCGGTTATGTCCACTGTTGCAGGCGTTGTTCTGGCGGGGCTCGCAGCCTGTGTGACAGAGACAGCAGCCGCCCCGGAAGCGAGGGCGCAGGCTGTTACACCCAGCGAGGCGCCAGTCTCGGAGGCGGACTCTGAACCGGTGCTGCCCGGCCCCGGCGACCGGATGCCGTCAGGCCGCGATATCGGTGTTCGATCGGCTGTCGTCGCGCCGAATGCGGCGGCGGCCACGGCCCATCCGCTGGCCACACAGACAGCGCTTGATGTGATGAAGCGCGGCGGCAGTGCGGTCGATGCGGCGATTGCCGCGAATGCGATGCTCGGGCTGGTTGAGCCGACCGGCAATGGCATTGGCGGCGACTTGTTCGCTATCGTCTGGGATCCAGAAACGCAGAAGCTCTACGGTTATAATGGGTCGGGCCGCTCGGCGATGGGCGCGACACTTGAGGATATGCAGGCCAAGGCCGATGAATTCATGGATGGCGAGGAAATCCCGCCTTATGGGGCGGCGCCCGTGACTGTGCCAGGGACCGTCGAGGCCTGGTATGCGCTGCATGAGCGGTTCGGCAAGCGTCTGATGAACGAGAACCTCGAGCCAGCGATCCGCTATGCGCGCGAAGGCGCGCCGATCCCCGAAGTGATCTCTTACTATTGGAGCTTTGGACCAAAGCGATACGAGCCGGCCTATGAGAGCGGCATGTTGGAAGAGTATGAGAACGCCAAGGCGACGTATTTCTCGCCGGCGCCGCGCGAAGGCTCGCTGTTCAAGAACCCGGACCTTGCCGACACGCTGGAGCGGATTGCCTATCACGGCGCGGCCGAATTCTATTCAGGCGAGACCGCCCACATCATGTCGGACTATTTCGAGCGCATTGGCGGGGCGCTGCGCTATGAGGATTTCAACCAGCATGACGGCGAGTGGGTCGAGCCGTTGTGTGTGACGTATAGAGACGAGGTGAAGCTCTGCGAACTTGGGCCGAACACGCAGGGCGTCGCGGCGCTGCAGATGTTGCAAATGCTGGAGCGGTTCGATCTGCGGGAGATGGGTTTTGGCTCGGCGGATAGTCTGGTGGCGCAGATCGAAGCGAAGCGTCTCGCCTTTGCGGATCGCGCCAAGGGCTATGCCGATCCGGCCTATAGCGGCATTGATCCTGAGGTCTTCATCCGCGAGGGCTATAACGCCGAACGCAGCCAGCTGATTGATCTCAGCAAGGCCATGGATCCACCTGAAGCTGGCTTTGGCGCGGCAGACGCGGCTCTGAATGATGGCGACACAACCTATCTCACCGTGGTCGACAAGGACGGCATGATGGTCTCGCTGATCCAGTCGAACTATCGCGGCATGGGCTCAGGCCTTGTGGCCGATGGTCTCGGCTTCATGTTCCAGGATCGCGGCCAGCTCTTCTCGCTCGACCCTGAGCATCCGAACGTCTTCGAGCCAGGCAAACGGCCTTTCCATACGATCATTCCGGCCTTCGCGTTCAGGAAGGACATGCCGGGCTGTCAGGTCCGCGCTGTGGCCGCCGAAGAGGCCTGCCCATATGAGCCGTGGATGAGCTTCGGCCTGATGGGCGGGGGCATGCAGCCGCAGGGCCATGTCCAGATCATCCTCAACCTCGTCGATTTCGATATGGGCCTGCAGGAGGCGGGCGACGCGGCGCGCTGGGAACATACAGGTGGCTGCGAGCCGACCGATGACCTCTCCGGCGACGCCTGCGAGAGCGATATGGGCGTCGTCCACCTCGAAAGCGGTATCCCGCCGGAAACGCGCGCCGAGCTTGAGCGCCGCGGCTTTACAGTCGAGTGCTGCAGCGCCAATGGCGGCGGCTATCAGGCGATCGCGAAGGATTTCGAGACCGGCGCCTGGATCGCCGCGACCGAGATGCGCAAGGACGGCAATGCGGACGGGTATTAG
- a CDS encoding GAF domain-containing protein — translation MKEQARLAALSETKLLDSAPDPRFDRLTRLAANSLETEVALVSLIDADRQWFKSCYGLNTTETSRDVAFCEYAIRGNDVMVVLDASKDIRFADNPLVTGDPFIRFYAGAPLVTKDGHALGTLCVIDPKPRESFDETDKQILRDLADGVMVEIQADARKRQVRDLSVINRELEHRMGNMYAHVSSLISLLDKSDVERDEFVRRLRDKINTLAETQSLLAMNEWQSVSIRELAIKSLSPFEPEPDQPLIAIQDKDDFHITARAAFAMSLLLNELGTNSVKHGALGSTGGRATFGWTQGDLMQFYWQEKLIAPREAREPGNGFGSMILKRIVPKTFGGEAIFDIQPESFNYSVTALPDRVRMGEEA, via the coding sequence ATGAAAGAGCAAGCTCGTCTGGCTGCCTTGTCGGAAACGAAGCTGCTGGATTCAGCCCCCGATCCGCGTTTTGACCGATTGACCCGTCTCGCAGCGAATTCGCTGGAAACGGAAGTCGCTCTTGTTTCGCTGATCGATGCTGATCGCCAGTGGTTCAAATCCTGCTATGGGCTGAACACAACAGAGACCAGCCGCGATGTCGCCTTCTGCGAATATGCCATTCGCGGCAATGACGTCATGGTCGTTCTGGATGCGTCCAAGGACATCCGCTTTGCGGACAATCCCCTCGTCACGGGTGACCCTTTCATCCGCTTCTATGCAGGCGCGCCGCTCGTCACAAAAGACGGACACGCGCTCGGCACATTGTGTGTGATCGACCCGAAGCCCCGCGAGTCATTCGACGAAACCGACAAGCAGATCCTTCGCGATCTCGCTGATGGTGTCATGGTCGAGATTCAGGCTGATGCCCGCAAACGTCAGGTCCGCGACCTCTCGGTCATCAATCGGGAGCTGGAGCACCGCATGGGCAACATGTATGCGCATGTGTCCTCCCTGATCAGCCTGCTCGACAAATCAGATGTGGAGCGCGACGAGTTCGTCCGCCGCCTGCGCGACAAGATCAATACGCTGGCCGAAACCCAGTCACTTCTCGCAATGAATGAGTGGCAATCGGTCTCGATCCGCGAACTGGCCATCAAGTCGCTGTCGCCATTTGAGCCCGAACCCGACCAACCGCTGATCGCCATCCAGGACAAGGATGACTTTCACATCACGGCGCGCGCCGCTTTTGCGATGTCGCTGCTGCTGAATGAACTCGGCACCAATTCCGTCAAGCACGGCGCGCTTGGTTCTACGGGCGGACGCGCAACATTTGGCTGGACGCAGGGCGACCTGATGCAATTCTACTGGCAGGAAAAGCTCATCGCGCCGCGTGAAGCGCGCGAGCCCGGCAACGGTTTTGGCAGCATGATCCTGAAGCGCATCGTGCCAAAGACATTCGGCGGCGAAGCAATCTTCGACATTCAGCCCGAAAGCTTCAATTATTCGGTGACCGCTCTACCGGACCGGGTGCGAATGGGCGAAGAAGCCTAG
- the recF gene encoding DNA replication/repair protein RecF — protein sequence MTALTRLRLSNFRNYETVSLDLVGRHVCLYGSNGAGKTNLLEAVSQLGPGRGLRSATLADLTRHGADTGWTVSATVDDQKIGVGLETDGNSSKRIIRIDGAPSQASDLADLIRIVWLTPAMDGVFRGGASDRRRFFDRQVMAHIPSHGTAAARYERAMRERNALLERGHVDPAWADAIETRMAEAGAEIAINRASVLENLQAAVDARPDGYFPKGALSLEGEAEQSAIKGEDFKTIFEGLADAYRNGRRRDMAAGRTLSGPHRTDLAVIHRPTGMPAGEASTGQQKALLIGLILASAKALSQDGEGPSPILLLDEAAAHLDADRRAALFDELCDLGGQAWLTGTESFLFDAFRDRAQALEVADGDIVPSRS from the coding sequence ATGACCGCCCTAACGCGCCTCCGCCTGTCCAACTTCCGCAATTACGAGACCGTCTCGCTCGATCTCGTTGGGCGGCATGTCTGCCTCTATGGCTCGAATGGCGCGGGCAAGACCAACCTTCTGGAAGCGGTCTCACAGCTCGGTCCGGGACGCGGCCTGCGCTCAGCCACGCTCGCCGATCTCACCCGCCATGGCGCAGACACAGGCTGGACCGTCTCTGCCACCGTCGATGACCAGAAGATCGGCGTCGGCCTCGAAACCGATGGCAATTCCTCCAAACGCATCATCCGCATCGACGGCGCCCCGTCCCAGGCCTCTGACCTCGCAGATCTCATCCGCATCGTCTGGCTGACCCCTGCCATGGACGGCGTGTTTCGCGGCGGGGCATCCGATCGCCGCCGCTTTTTCGATCGCCAGGTCATGGCCCACATCCCCTCACACGGCACCGCGGCTGCCCGATATGAGCGCGCCATGCGAGAGCGAAATGCCCTGCTTGAGCGCGGCCATGTCGACCCGGCCTGGGCCGATGCCATCGAAACCCGGATGGCCGAAGCGGGCGCCGAAATCGCCATCAACCGCGCCAGTGTCCTGGAAAACCTGCAAGCCGCTGTCGACGCCCGGCCCGACGGTTATTTCCCGAAAGGCGCTCTCTCTCTGGAGGGCGAGGCCGAGCAATCCGCCATCAAGGGCGAGGACTTCAAGACCATCTTTGAGGGGCTCGCCGATGCCTATCGCAATGGCCGTCGCCGCGACATGGCGGCGGGACGCACCCTGTCCGGCCCGCACCGCACAGATCTCGCTGTCATCCACCGGCCCACAGGCATGCCTGCCGGCGAAGCATCGACCGGCCAGCAGAAAGCGCTGCTGATCGGGCTCATTCTCGCCTCTGCCAAAGCGCTCAGCCAGGATGGCGAAGGGCCCTCGCCTATCCTCCTGCTCGACGAGGCCGCAGCCCACCTCGACGCCGACCGCCGCGCCGCCCTCTTCGACGAGCTCTGCGACCTCGGCGGACAGGCCTGGCTCACCGGCACCGAAAGCTTCCTGTTTGACGCCTTCAGAGACCGCGCACAGGCCCTTGAAGTCGCCGATGGAGACATCGTCCCATCCCGGTCCTGA